Proteins encoded in a region of the Streptomyces sp. NBC_01471 genome:
- a CDS encoding type III pantothenate kinase, with translation MLLTIDVGNTHTVLGLFDGDEIVEHWRISTDARRTADELAVLLQGLMGMHPLLGRGLGDGIEGIAVCSTVPSVLHELREVTRRYYGDVPAVLVEPGIRTGVPILVDNPKEVGADRIINAVAAVELYGGPAVVVDFGTATTFDAVSARGEYTGGVIAPGIEISVEALGVKGAQLRKIELARPRSVIGKNTVEAMQSGIIYGFAGQVDGVVNRMARELADDPADVTVIATGGLAPMVLSEATVIDEHEPWLTLIGLRLVYERNVARL, from the coding sequence ATGCTGCTCACCATCGACGTCGGCAACACCCACACCGTCCTCGGCCTGTTCGACGGCGACGAGATCGTGGAGCACTGGCGCATCTCCACCGACGCCCGCCGCACGGCCGACGAACTCGCCGTACTGCTCCAGGGCCTGATGGGCATGCACCCGCTGCTCGGCCGCGGACTCGGCGACGGCATCGAGGGGATCGCGGTCTGCTCGACCGTCCCCTCCGTCCTGCACGAACTGCGCGAGGTGACCCGCCGCTACTACGGCGACGTCCCCGCCGTCCTGGTCGAGCCCGGCATCAGGACGGGCGTCCCGATCCTGGTGGACAACCCGAAGGAGGTCGGCGCCGACCGCATCATCAACGCGGTCGCCGCGGTCGAGCTGTACGGCGGCCCCGCCGTCGTCGTCGACTTCGGTACGGCGACGACCTTCGACGCGGTGTCGGCGCGCGGCGAGTACACCGGTGGTGTCATCGCCCCCGGCATCGAGATCTCGGTCGAGGCGCTCGGTGTGAAGGGTGCCCAGCTCCGCAAGATCGAACTGGCCCGCCCGCGCAGCGTGATCGGCAAGAACACCGTCGAGGCCATGCAGTCCGGCATCATCTACGGCTTCGCGGGACAGGTCGACGGGGTGGTGAACCGGATGGCCCGCGAGCTCGCCGACGACCCGGCGGACGTCACGGTCATCGCCACCGGCGGTCTCGCCCCGATGGTGCTCAGCGAGGCCACGGTCATCGACGAGCACGAGCCGTGGCTGACGCTGATCGGGCTGCGCCTGGTGTACGAGCGGAACGTGGCCCGGCTGTGA